One part of the [Pantoea] beijingensis genome encodes these proteins:
- the leuD gene encoding 3-isopropylmalate dehydratase small subunit, giving the protein MEPFNIVSGLIAPMLAANIDTDVIMPKQFLKGIDRQGLDKGVFYDLRFHTDGQPNDTFVLNRPGWKNATFMLVGPNFGCGSSREHAVWGLKQMGIRALIGSSFAGIFNDNCQRNGLLTIELDESSLRQLEDIATDAQRNRLTIDLEKRLIVTESGEISFSIDALKRKMLLEGLDAVAYTLQFQQDIRDFETRHFSTSPWLGEAQ; this is encoded by the coding sequence CTGGCGGCGAATATTGATACCGATGTCATCATGCCAAAGCAGTTCCTGAAAGGGATCGACCGCCAGGGGCTGGATAAAGGGGTTTTTTATGATTTACGCTTTCACACCGATGGTCAGCCAAACGACACCTTTGTACTGAACCGGCCTGGTTGGAAAAATGCGACATTTATGCTGGTCGGGCCTAACTTTGGCTGTGGTTCAAGCCGGGAACATGCGGTTTGGGGATTAAAGCAGATGGGAATTCGTGCGCTGATTGGCAGCAGCTTTGCTGGGATCTTTAATGACAACTGCCAACGAAACGGTCTGCTCACGATTGAGCTTGATGAATCTTCTCTGCGCCAGCTTGAAGATATCGCCACTGATGCGCAACGCAACAGGCTTACGATTGACCTGGAAAAGCGCCTTATCGTCACTGAGAGTGGTGAAATTTCTTTTAGCATTGATGCATTAAAAAGAAAAATGCTGTTGGAAGGGCTGGACGCGGTGGCCTATACCCTGCAATTCCAGCAGGATATTCGTGACTTTGAAACGCGTCATTTTTCAACCAGCCCCTGGCTAGGTGAAGCACAATAA